The following coding sequences are from one uncultured Cohaesibacter sp. window:
- a CDS encoding choice-of-anchor I family protein, with protein sequence MLKSVSKALLVTSCFALPLTGHAYALTLEPIATHSANVFDEGAAEIVSYDKAGKKLYVVDGHDKAIDIFDISNPAEVKEAGTLNVTDFGKGANSVDVHGDYVAIAVENKDKQANGKLVLYKTDGTLVGSVELGALPDCVVFAPNGEFAMVANEGEPSDDFKNDPVGTVSIVAIPSLDVKTVSFADLKAEDFGEDFHTAAPEGISFEQQIEPEYVAITPDSKTAFVSLQESNAIAVIDTATAKLKKVFSLGFQDYSKVKADLSDKDGKINRQNWPVLSFRMPDTVKAFTKDGVNYVVMSNEGDSRDYDGYSEEERLGKVKLDPTAFPNAEELQKKENLGRLKITTSQGDTDGDGDFDVIYGYGGRSFSIFNEDGEMVFDSADEIEAKLAELVPSAFNSEGANESFDSRSDDKGAEPEALELAEIDGKLYAFIGLERMSGIVVYDITDPAHASYVTYAANTKLEGESEKLTAGDIAPEGIKFIAGKDSPNGKPMIAVANEVSGTTTLWAIK encoded by the coding sequence ATGCTGAAATCTGTTTCCAAAGCCCTGCTTGTCACCAGCTGTTTTGCGCTGCCACTAACAGGCCACGCCTATGCGCTCACCCTTGAGCCGATAGCCACACACTCGGCCAATGTGTTTGATGAAGGCGCCGCTGAAATTGTGTCTTACGACAAGGCCGGCAAGAAGCTTTATGTTGTCGATGGTCACGACAAGGCAATTGATATATTCGATATTTCCAATCCGGCCGAAGTCAAGGAAGCCGGAACGCTCAACGTGACCGATTTTGGCAAGGGAGCCAACTCGGTTGACGTTCATGGTGACTATGTTGCCATTGCGGTTGAAAACAAGGACAAGCAGGCAAACGGCAAGCTTGTGCTTTACAAGACCGATGGCACATTGGTCGGCAGCGTGGAACTGGGCGCTTTGCCAGACTGCGTCGTATTCGCTCCAAACGGTGAATTCGCCATGGTTGCCAACGAAGGTGAGCCATCAGATGATTTCAAGAATGATCCGGTTGGTACGGTCTCGATTGTTGCTATTCCCTCGCTTGACGTGAAAACGGTTTCCTTTGCCGATCTGAAAGCTGAAGATTTCGGCGAAGACTTCCATACGGCCGCTCCTGAGGGCATTTCTTTCGAACAGCAGATCGAACCGGAATATGTTGCCATCACACCAGACAGCAAGACCGCATTCGTCTCACTGCAGGAAAGCAACGCGATCGCAGTGATCGATACGGCAACAGCCAAGCTCAAGAAGGTTTTCTCTCTGGGCTTTCAGGACTATTCCAAGGTTAAGGCTGACCTGTCGGACAAGGATGGCAAGATCAACCGCCAGAACTGGCCTGTGCTCTCCTTCCGCATGCCGGATACCGTAAAAGCCTTTACCAAAGATGGCGTCAACTATGTGGTCATGTCCAACGAAGGTGATAGCCGTGACTATGACGGCTATTCCGAAGAGGAACGGCTGGGCAAGGTCAAGCTGGACCCGACAGCTTTTCCGAATGCAGAGGAGCTGCAAAAGAAGGAAAATCTGGGGCGCCTGAAAATCACGACGTCTCAGGGTGATACCGACGGAGACGGCGATTTCGATGTGATCTATGGTTACGGTGGCCGGTCTTTCTCCATCTTCAATGAAGACGGTGAAATGGTGTTTGATTCCGCTGATGAAATCGAAGCCAAATTGGCTGAACTGGTTCCAAGCGCTTTCAACAGTGAAGGTGCAAACGAGAGCTTTGATAGTCGTTCTGATGACAAGGGGGCTGAGCCAGAAGCTTTGGAACTGGCTGAGATCGACGGCAAATTGTATGCCTTTATCGGTCTGGAGCGGATGAGCGGTATCGTGGTTTACGATATCACGGACCCGGCGCACGCTTCTTACGTCACTTATGCTGCCAATACCAAGCTGGAAGGTGAATCCGAAAAGCTGACCGCTGGCGACATCGCGCCCGAAGGCATCAAATTCATCGCGGGCAAGGATAGCCCGAACGGCAAGCCGATGATTGCCGTCGCCAACGAAGTATCCGGCACCACAACCTTGTGGGCAATCAAATAG
- a CDS encoding class II glutamine amidotransferase: MCRWVAYKGQPVFLEHYVTTADHSLIHQSLHAERGKTVTNGDGFGIGWYGAKEKPGIYREILPAWNDSNLKSLAAQIQSPLFFAHVRASTGTATNRCNCHPFAYKKWMFMHNGQIGQYEKVRRCLEAQLSDEYYEHRYGSTDSELLFLLAMQEDLQDCPVKAMRSVLNRVYKAMTQKGITTALRFTSCLSDGKRLCGFRCSTDDLAPSLYYRRYENGDVVLVSEPIDRQSECWVEVPQHYAVCFKEDGDMVMTEMEIQLPN; encoded by the coding sequence ATGTGCCGCTGGGTAGCCTATAAGGGACAGCCTGTATTTCTAGAGCATTATGTTACCACCGCCGATCATTCCCTCATCCACCAGAGTCTTCATGCGGAGAGAGGAAAGACCGTTACAAATGGTGATGGCTTCGGCATCGGCTGGTATGGGGCAAAGGAAAAGCCGGGCATCTATCGCGAGATCTTGCCTGCCTGGAACGATAGCAACCTGAAGAGTCTTGCAGCTCAAATTCAGTCGCCGCTGTTTTTCGCTCATGTGCGCGCTTCTACAGGAACAGCCACCAACCGATGCAACTGCCATCCCTTTGCCTATAAAAAATGGATGTTCATGCATAATGGTCAGATCGGCCAGTATGAGAAGGTTCGCCGTTGTCTTGAAGCGCAACTGTCCGATGAATATTATGAACACAGATATGGCAGCACAGATTCAGAGCTGTTGTTTCTGTTGGCCATGCAAGAAGACTTGCAGGATTGTCCGGTTAAAGCCATGCGCTCGGTGCTCAATCGGGTTTACAAGGCCATGACCCAAAAAGGCATTACCACGGCCCTGCGCTTTACCTCATGTCTTTCTGATGGCAAGCGCTTGTGTGGCTTTCGCTGTTCAACAGATGATCTGGCACCTTCGCTTTACTATCGACGCTATGAGAATGGCGATGTGGTGCTCGTTTCAGAACCGATAGACCGGCAATCGGAATGTTGGGTTGAAGTCCCCCAGCATTATGCGGTTTGTTTCAAGGAAGATGGCGACATGGTCATGACCGAAATGGAAATTCAATTGCCCAATTGA
- a CDS encoding DUF930 domain-containing protein, whose translation MKSQTGKLSLALFLAVACAYPQGAFAMSNKMRAWLKDMAPQERMLQVCNMEAMGKLDADRLVDYTFASPQIKDTLVTAKGAAYRRNGHWYKVSYSCNTSKDQMSVDKLSFKKGDEIPKADWTQYNLFN comes from the coding sequence ATGAAATCCCAAACCGGCAAACTTTCGCTCGCGCTGTTCCTTGCGGTAGCTTGCGCCTATCCGCAAGGTGCTTTCGCGATGAGCAACAAGATGCGAGCTTGGCTAAAAGACATGGCTCCGCAGGAACGCATGTTGCAGGTGTGCAATATGGAAGCGATGGGCAAGCTCGATGCAGACCGACTGGTCGACTATACCTTTGCCAGCCCCCAGATAAAGGATACACTGGTTACCGCCAAAGGCGCAGCCTATCGCCGCAACGGGCATTGGTACAAAGTCAGTTATTCATGCAATACCAGCAAAGATCAAATGAGTGTCGACAAGCTTTCCTTCAAGAAGGGCGATGAAATCCCAAAAGCTGACTGGACACAGTATAACCTGTTCAATTGA
- a CDS encoding alpha-glucosidase/alpha-galactosidase, with protein sequence MKQVKITYIGGGSQQWALRLMADLALSDKLTGSLVLYDIDHAAAVKNKEISAQIFSKPGVLSKFDVEVEDELDNALKDADFVVISIEPGPTEKRFIDLKIPEKYGIYQTVGDTTGPGGIARAIRSIPTMAEFAHHIMAICPDAWVINYTNPMAWCTGALYAAEPEIKALGCCHEVFHTQEMLAKWIAKTYGVDLPSRQEIKLDISGVNHFTFATDAVWKGKSILAEFAAAMQEGDPAELSKIALDREANEEWFTSEFKIAESFLSRFGALGAAGDRHLAEFVPWYLSSKKEINSWGVCMTPYEWRVKRANNPDEARQKYLADDLAPSGEEGVLLLEALAGATSELVRTNFNMPNMGQNPDAPVGAIVESYGLISENKVEPIGCGILPEAVQALEDRNIEIQQLVLDGVMNKDKELVFAGFAIDPLNNISPRACKAMFDEIWEALELDW encoded by the coding sequence ATGAAACAAGTGAAAATTACTTATATCGGTGGTGGCAGCCAACAGTGGGCTTTGCGTTTGATGGCCGATCTGGCCCTCTCCGACAAATTGACCGGTAGCCTTGTACTCTACGATATTGACCATGCCGCAGCGGTAAAAAACAAAGAGATCAGCGCTCAGATTTTCAGTAAACCGGGCGTGCTGAGCAAATTCGACGTAGAAGTCGAAGACGAGCTGGACAATGCGCTCAAGGATGCCGATTTCGTGGTTATATCCATTGAGCCGGGGCCAACCGAAAAGCGCTTCATTGATTTGAAGATCCCCGAAAAATATGGCATCTACCAAACCGTTGGCGATACGACGGGTCCGGGCGGGATCGCACGTGCCATTCGCTCGATCCCGACCATGGCCGAGTTTGCCCATCACATTATGGCCATCTGTCCTGACGCATGGGTTATCAACTATACCAACCCGATGGCATGGTGCACCGGTGCGCTCTATGCGGCAGAGCCGGAAATCAAGGCGCTGGGTTGCTGCCATGAGGTGTTCCACACTCAGGAAATGCTGGCCAAATGGATTGCCAAAACCTACGGGGTCGATCTGCCCAGCCGACAGGAGATCAAGCTCGATATCTCGGGCGTCAATCACTTCACTTTTGCGACGGATGCGGTTTGGAAGGGCAAGAGCATTCTGGCCGAATTTGCCGCCGCCATGCAGGAAGGTGATCCGGCAGAGCTAAGCAAGATTGCACTGGACCGCGAAGCCAACGAAGAATGGTTCACCTCTGAATTCAAGATCGCTGAAAGCTTTCTTTCCCGCTTTGGCGCTCTGGGTGCGGCCGGTGATCGGCACTTGGCCGAATTCGTGCCTTGGTATCTTTCCTCCAAGAAAGAGATCAACAGCTGGGGCGTTTGCATGACTCCTTATGAATGGCGCGTCAAACGGGCCAACAATCCAGATGAAGCACGGCAGAAATATCTCGCTGACGATCTGGCTCCATCAGGTGAGGAAGGCGTTTTGCTGCTTGAAGCCTTGGCCGGTGCCACGAGCGAATTGGTGCGGACCAACTTCAACATGCCGAACATGGGCCAGAACCCTGATGCTCCGGTGGGGGCCATTGTCGAAAGCTACGGCCTGATTTCCGAAAACAAGGTCGAGCCAATCGGCTGTGGCATTCTGCCTGAAGCGGTGCAAGCGCTGGAAGATCGCAATATCGAAATCCAGCAGCTTGTGCTTGACGGTGTCATGAATAAAGACAAGGAACTGGTCTTTGCCGGCTTTGCCATCGATCCACTCAACAACATTAGCCCACGGGCTTGCAAAGCGATGTTCGACGAAATCTGGGAAGCTCTGGAGCTGGACTGGTAA
- a CDS encoding DMT family transporter: MPTWILITISAAFLQNIRSVLQKHLKGALSTTGATFVRFAFGVPFALLYLFGYLWLSDQEVPAFNGPFLFWVLVAALGQIGAQFLLVHLFSFRNFTVGTAYSRTEPAQAALFAFLFFSETLKMSALLAIGVAVLGVMLISVARTTLSIRTLITSTFSRTALIGLASGFLFGVTAASYRKASLALEPTMAAPDYILQASFTLATAIIVQTVLMGIWITVRERDQWTAVARAWRPSLATGFVGATASFGWFMAMTLQQSALVKALAQVEMLFTFASSVFIFKEKINRLELIGCGLIVCGVLILVLG; this comes from the coding sequence ATGCCAACATGGATATTGATCACCATTTCTGCAGCCTTTCTGCAAAATATCCGCTCTGTTTTGCAAAAGCACCTCAAAGGGGCGCTGAGCACAACGGGGGCAACCTTTGTGCGCTTTGCCTTCGGGGTGCCCTTCGCCTTGCTCTATCTGTTCGGCTATCTTTGGCTATCAGACCAGGAAGTCCCCGCCTTCAACGGCCCCTTCCTGTTTTGGGTTCTGGTGGCCGCATTGGGGCAAATTGGCGCTCAATTTCTACTGGTGCATCTGTTTTCCTTCCGAAATTTCACGGTGGGGACGGCCTATAGCCGCACCGAACCGGCACAGGCAGCGCTGTTTGCCTTCCTGTTTTTCTCCGAAACGCTGAAAATGTCAGCTCTGCTGGCCATCGGGGTTGCCGTGCTCGGGGTGATGCTGATTTCAGTGGCCCGCACCACCCTTTCCATCCGCACGCTGATCACGTCGACCTTCTCCCGCACTGCGCTTATCGGTCTTGCTTCGGGCTTCCTGTTCGGGGTTACTGCGGCGAGCTATCGCAAGGCGTCGCTGGCGCTCGAACCCACCATGGCCGCGCCGGACTATATCTTGCAGGCAAGCTTCACGCTGGCCACAGCCATCATCGTGCAAACCGTGCTCATGGGCATATGGATAACCGTTCGCGAGCGGGATCAGTGGACCGCCGTGGCGCGAGCGTGGAGGCCCTCGCTTGCCACTGGTTTTGTTGGGGCAACGGCGAGTTTTGGCTGGTTCATGGCCATGACGCTGCAACAGTCGGCACTGGTCAAGGCGCTGGCGCAGGTGGAAATGCTCTTCACCTTCGCCTCGTCGGTCTTCATCTTCAAGGAGAAGATCAACCGGCTTGAGCTCATCGGCTGCGGGTTAATTGTCTGTGGCGTTTTGATTTTAGTGTTGGGGTGA
- a CDS encoding DUF6232 family protein encodes MKKKDFEFKITNHTISAGNEIYNIKNLTKLSKYKENANNKERNYAIVFGIIIFISLITISQSEEISIFYYLIPITFIIFGIFFRKKPKYSLVLETSAASKSLFSSTNSKFIDKIISLVHSAMENQESSIDYTINLNDQSIINEITGSNIFGNVSQNARKA; translated from the coding sequence ATGAAGAAAAAAGATTTCGAGTTTAAAATAACCAATCACACAATATCTGCGGGAAATGAAATATACAATATTAAAAATCTTACAAAACTCTCAAAATACAAAGAAAATGCTAACAACAAAGAAAGGAATTACGCAATTGTTTTTGGAATTATAATTTTTATATCATTAATCACCATCTCTCAATCTGAAGAAATATCTATTTTTTATTATTTAATTCCAATAACATTTATTATATTTGGAATATTTTTTAGAAAAAAACCAAAATACAGTCTCGTTCTTGAAACAAGTGCTGCTAGCAAAAGCTTATTTTCCAGTACAAATAGCAAATTTATTGACAAGATAATTTCTCTAGTCCATAGCGCCATGGAAAACCAGGAAAGTAGTATTGACTATACAATAAATTTAAATGACCAAAGTATCATAAATGAAATTACAGGCTCAAATATTTTCGGAAATGTATCTCAAAATGCTAGGAAAGCTTGA